The Ailuropoda melanoleuca isolate Jingjing chromosome 4, ASM200744v2, whole genome shotgun sequence region GTCTGGTTGTACTTGTTCCACTCGAAGCCCGTGTGCACGCGGTTGAAGAAACGCGGCTTGCGGGGCCGGTACTTGTCGGCCCACAGATAGGCCTTGCCCGTCAGCGGCATCTCCACGCTGAACTGCGCCTCGTCCTGGCCCATGCCCTCCTTGGCCCGCCGGAAGAAGATGTCCTCCGCGCTCTCGCTGGCGTCCCCTGCAGGCAGGGCTGCGTGAACGGGGGCGCAGTGGCCCTGGCCTCCCCCATCCCAGGCGTACACCCCAGAGGCAGACGGAGGCCCGGGTGGGTGCCGGCCGTCTCCACCCGTCCCCTGGCGAGCGGCCGGAGAGCCTGGTGGCTGGAGACGCACGGGAGGGCCCCGGgcagctccccacccccgcacctGTGACCTGGAGCTGCTGGCGGGAAAGCTGCAGGCGCTGCAAGTCCTCGTCCGGCTCCAGCACGTGCGCGTCCAGCGGCAGCTCGTGGGCTGTGAGCAGCCGGGGGCTGTACTTGCCCGCGTCGTAGTCGTCCAGGCTCTGCTGGATCAGGTCCTCCTCCATGAGCACCGCCTCCCCGTCCGCCTCGCCCTCCACGGGCGCCACCCCTTCGGCCTCAGCCTCCCCGGAGCCGCCCTCTGAGGAGGGCCCGGGCGGGGTGGGCGCTGGGTCCTCTGGCTCCAGGCTGCGAAGGGAgcgggctgagctgggctgggctggcggggggtggggggcaggtgNNNNNNNNNNNNNNNNNNNNNNNNNNNNNNNNNNNNNNNNNNNNNNNNNNNNNNNNNCCAGGGCCCCTGAGGAGGCTCTCGActgaggggtgggaggcaggggatggGAGGCGGCCTACCTGCGCCCAGGGGACGGGGGCTCCTGCTTGAGGATGGGGAACAGAGGCTCACTCTCCACGCCCTGCTCCTGCTTCAGCTTGTACAACTTCTGTCGCAGCACGTCCTGGTGCCGCTCTCGGAGCCTGGAACGCAGGCTGGTGGTCACCTGCCCACCCCCGCGGCCCTTGTCCTGACACCCTTCCGTGGCGAGGGTCCCAGAGCCCAGGATAGCAGCAAGGGGCCCCTGCCCAGGCCGTGTcctcaggctctgggctctggagCACAGAGGCGGGGCGCCTGGGGCCCTACAGAGGTCTAcggctgcagggggtgggggggtgcgcTGGGGGCCAGGCTTCAGCCACGAGAAAAATGGGATTCAGGTCCCAGACCCTGCTGCGAGCAGCACTCCACAGTTAGGAAGGACTCGTGTGCCCCAGAGCCACCAAGCTGGGCTGCACAGGACGCAGGCCGCCAGCAGGGGGGCATAAACCTAGAGACACTCCGTGCGGTCAGCAGCAGACAGGCGCTGTGTTTACACAGCGCGGCCAAACACGCTGAGAATTTGTACACAGAGGGTGTGGGGTGGGCGGAAGGCGGGCAGCCTCAGGGCCCCCGCCGTGATGCCTGCTGATCCTGGTGAGACAGAGGCCAGACGCTGCCGGAGGCCGGCCCCCCAGAGGCCCTGCCAGCTGCCCGGGACCCCGACTTCAGGGGGTGGAGGCTCCCTGAGGTCACGCAGGAGCCAGGCTGCGGTGGAGCCGGCTCCCGTGCCCCGCAGAGGCCGGGGGCAGTGCTGACCTGGCGCGCGCCATGTGGGCGCGGAGCTGCTGCAGGAGGCTTTCCCAGTAGCCCATGTCCAGGTTGGGGCCCCCGGCCCGGATCTTGCCTTCGATGCCCTGGAATATGACCTGCAGCTGGCTGTACGTCTTGCCCTTGAAGACCGACTGCACGTCGGAGCTGACCGAGGCATTGACGCCCTCTCGCCGCTCACCTGCAGGGGACAGGCTGCTCAGCACCGGGCCGGGGTCCTGACTCTCCCCTTTGCCCACACTGTCCCTCCGCCCGTCCTGGGGTCCTGACTCCTCCCGGCCTCCAGttcacccctgcctctggctggATGCTTCTAGCACACGGAGGGGGGGCACCAGGCCACGGACCCTAGTTGGGATGGTTCTGACTCCGTGGGCCAGGGGGAGCCGGGCAGGTGTCTTCCAGCCTCTCCCTGGTCTGACCCTCGGGCCAAGTCTGAGCGCCTCagcctgccacccccacccccacccgaaGAGTAAGGAGAGATCACCTGACAGCCAGACTCTCGGGAATTCAGATCCTACTCTGCCAGTCtcagctgtgtgatctggggTAAGTGGTTTACCGTTTCTGGGCCTGGCTTTTCCCCCAGTAAGGAGACCTGCTCATTTCCCAGGCTCTGCAAAGTCCTGACGCCGCCCTGAGGCAAGCATGTGCCCCTGTCCTGCACCTGTCATGAGCTGGGGGCCCAGGTGCACATCCCTCCCCTGTAACCTGAGAGGCTCCTGAGGACGGGAATGGGGCCGCCTGACCCTACCTGCTCTGCACACCAGTTTCCTTGCCTCTCATCAAAGACACCAAGCCCCGCCACACGTGTTGCTCCCCCAGCAACGTGATCTTCCTCGTCCATTTTGCCTCCCAGATTGCTCCCCTTGGCCTGGAAGCCTGATTTGTGGCGTCCCCAAGGCAGGGACCTTGTGGGGCTTCGGAATGTGGCCTCCCTGGCACCGTGCTAGGCCCGCGGGGGCCCGGTGTGCAACTGCTGATGAATGCAGGGGTGCGTGAGCAGCACGTGCTCCCTGCTCAAGAGCTGGCCTCGGCAGCCCTCCCGCTGGGCACGGGGTCACAGCAGGTCAGACAGGGTCACGAAGAACCCAAGTCCCTCCAGCCAACCAGCGTGGGGCCCTGGAATCAGCCCCTAGAGACTCAGCCTCTCTGCCCGACAGCCGAGCATTCCCAGGCAGCCCTAGACTCAGGACAGGCACAAAAACATTACGGAACCAAAGCTGAACTCGGTGACAACTCGCACCCGCCTGTGGGGCCGCATCCCACGTTCATGCACACGGAACTCACAACCCACACAACCAGCACCCGCCGGCGCGGCCCCCACACGCGTCACGCTTTGCCACACACGGTCTGAAGAAAGTCAGGTCCCAGGTCCAGACCCCACAGGGCCCAGCTGGATCCCGGCGGGGCTGGAGCGGCTGCACTGTGCTGACTGGAGCCCTCTCTGGGACAGCGCTCAGGAGAGGGCAGCACCACGGGGAGGGCCCCCAGGGAATGTAGTGGGGCGCTCACCGCGGACGCCCACTCCTACCCTACAATCAGAACTTCCCAGTTACCAACAAGACGAAcgtaaaaaaaaaagcccaaccgATTTGTTAAGACGACGGATGGTGCTTTGCAGGCCTCCCGGAACAATGGAGCCGAGACCTCTTGGGAATCATGCCAAAAGGAGACACGGAAAAGCAGGTCTGCCTCTGAGCACAGCTGGAGCCAGCTGGGACCCCTGCCCTAACAGGTGAGGAGGGAAAGCGGACAGCGGGGCCTCGGCCGTCACTGAGAGACAGGAAGCCCCTGCAGAAGAGGGCGACCAGCAAAGGGGCCGCGGCGGCGGCAAGAGGCCCAGCGACTCGGTGCAGGGAGCTGTGCAAAGGGGGACACACAGCGGGACGGCCCTCACTCTTCCCCAGCTGGCAGGTCGGGGTCTTGGGTGTCTGAAGGAGAACTGCCCTCGGAGTTCTAGCCTCAGCCCTGCTGCCACCAGCCAGCGGGGAGGCGAAACACATTTCCTGACGTGCATGACGTCCAAGAACTTCCTGCTTTTCGCCTGAAATTACTGGAGAATATGTCCCACCGAGATGAGGGCACAAAGCACCAGGAAGGGAGATGTGGGGTCATAGAAAGAGGGGCTCCAAcacagcagagagaagggaagcccCGTGAGGCGGGTTTGTGAGGAGACAGAGGGCAAGGGGACAAGGAGAAAGAGGCCCGAGGGGACGCTCCGATGGGTCCGGCCACCTCGGCAGGGGagctggaggcctggggaggcCTGTGGTCGGTGGTGGCCATGAGTGCTACGACCCTCAGTCACACGGGCTAGCGCAGTCTCCAGGGCGTGACAAccatttacttgtttcttttcacCTGACACTCCTGAAGGTGTCCTGTCATCCCCAGGGGACAGAAGGGACAACCAGGCTCCCAGGAGGTCGCCGAGCTGCTTCGTGGCCTGGATCCGCACTCAGGGCCACACCTGCCCCGGTCAGTGCCCTTCCAACCAGAGTTCTATACCCAGCCCACTGCCACCAAAGGAAATACCTCCTCACACGTCTCTGAGAGCaaagaatttcctttcctttctcctgaagTTATTACAGGAGGTGCCCTGCCGAGAGGACGGGGATGCAGGGAAACAAATCACCACTTACAAAGAGGATGAaagacattcctttttttcctaagacAAGGAaaccagccccccaccccatctgacCAAGacaggcttgggggaggggaaagcgCATCTCCTCGGCCACCACCACGCCTAAGAGACAGCGGAGCCTAGAACAGGCGCATGATGCCCACGGGAGCTGGGTGCTGTTTAAGGTGGCCTCGAGGGGTGGGAATGCAGTTGGTTATAAGCTTCTAGAATAGCAGTTCTCACCCAGGGTGATTCTGCCCCCATGGGACACCAGGTCATGTCCGGGGACACCTGCAATGGTCATGATTGGGGTGCTCCTGACACGGAGTGGGTGGGAGCCCAGTGTCCACAGTGCTCGGCATGAAGAACTCGATCCCCCAGAGATCATATGTATGCGTGACCCCCTCCAGGGAAAGAAAGTGAACGGAGAAAGAACATCAGGTTGAATAGACTCCAGGGGGTTCCCAGACAAGCGGAGTCGAGTCCCAAGTCCCACTCTCACTCAAACACGCCAAGCCTCTGGCAGAAACTTGAAACCCAAACAAGCAAGCCCCCCGCGGGCACTGCTCCCAGGGATGTGGAGTGTTTAAAGGAAGCCGGTGGGTGGGCTGCTGGGCTCTGAGCCCCCACTCATTCAGGGTCAGGAGCACCTgctgctgccccctggtggctcCCGGAGAAGCCTCCAGAGGGCCAAGGAGAccccagatggggaaactgaggtaggCAGTGAGCCCGTTTCCCCGGGGAGCCACCCAGAACGAGGCAGGTCCCAGcagacccagccaggtgcccccacgaGCACAGTGGGTGCTTTCTGGCTACCCTGGCTCCAGCCTGGGCTTACCTGGGCCCTTGCCTGAGGCCTCCAGCTTGCGGAGCTTGGCGATCTCGTCCTCCGTGATGGTGGTCATGTCCCGCCAGAAGTCCGCGTTCTTACCCTGCTCCAGCTCCATGTACACCTGGAGGAGGGAAGTGCAGGGAGCGAGCATGGCGAAGGGTGGCCCCGGGAGCCTGGGTGCGAGCAGGGTGGGGGGCCGGGCGGTACCTGGATGTCTTCCAGCAGGTCCTCCATGTCGGCTACGGTGAGGCCATTGAGGAAGGTGTACGGCTCGTGCATCTCCACGGCCAGGTCGTCGTCCTCGGCGCTGATGTATTTGGCCAGCAGGTCGATGGGCTTGGCCCGCCCGTCCCGGATGCGGATCTTGGAGCTGCCAGGGAGCAGGGAAGCCGCGTCAGAGCCCAGaatgcagcccccacccctcccaaagACCCTGCCCTGGAGGAGTGACCCGTGTGGGAGCCAAGGGAAGAGCCTGGCCTGTGGCAGGTGGTGGTCAAGGAAGCCTTCCTGAAAGCGGGGGGAGCAGGCACAGGAGCGAGACGGGGAAGACGCAAGCCAGGACATAGGCAAGCGTGGCATCTGAAGACCCACGGGTGGCGACACAAGGGGGCAGAGAGGACCACCTCCTCCCCGTGGGCAGGCAGCTGGGGTGGAAGATCCAAAGGCCCAGTGCTGCAGCCAGGGACACGCGTCAGAGGCTGATGCTGGTCCGACCCAAGGGAGCCCTGTAACCAGGCAGGTCTGAGCCCCTGGGGGCTGGTGTGGCCAGCGACAGCAGGACAGAGAGGGGGCCAGAAGCGGGCTCCCGCACACACACGCCAGGCCTGGGGCTCAGACGCCTACTGTGTGGCCTCGGGCGCTCATGAGTCCTTGTCGGTGACCAGGCCTGACGAGCACACACTCCTAggagctggggggtggagggatgacCGTACTAGCCCAGGGTCTAGCACCCTGCTCGCTCGTGTGGCAGCACGACTCGGAGCGAGGACCATTCAGATGTCTCCTTGGCACGCGACTCCTTGAGACAGGCTCAAGGAAAGAAGTGGACAGGAAGCGGTGCACGCAGTGGGGGTTGGCACCGGAAAGGCGCAGTGGGTGGCCCCCTGAAGGGCCAGGGGGACCAACCAGGGCAGAAGGCTCAGGCAGTGGAAAGGGCGCGTAGCAAGGctctggggcaggcagggctccCGTGTTCGGGCCCAGAGGGAGGTGGCGGAGGCCTGCCGTCGGCCGCCCACGTACCGCAGCTTGGCCTGCTGCAGGTGGAAGTTGTCCTCCTGTTCCTCCCACGTCTTGAAGTGCTCCGCCTCCTTCTCCCGCTGCAGCATCTCCAGCTCCTGCTCCCGCATGGCCTTCTCCCGCTCCCGCTCCAGCCGCAACTGCTTCACCTGGGGAGGACGGGGGGTGGAGGCAGGCCAGAACAGCCAGATGGGGGTCTCGTGGGGCCTGCCCTGGACTCTTGTAGGCCATGGGGTACCCTGGGGTCAGGGAAGCCCGAGGCTTCAGACAGACCCTAGGGCAGAGGGGCGTTCTTTCTGCTGGAAACACAGCAGCCCGCAGCAGCCAGGACCATTCTGGTCACCCAAAAGGGAGTGTCTGAGAGTAAAGCCCAGAGGTCAACAGAACCGAGAGGGGAAGGAGACAGCTTGCTGGAGGCATGGCCCAAAACCCTggatccagctgtgcctgaagccaGGCAGCCAGAATCCCCTGGACTTCCTGTGTAAGCCAATCAGCCCTCCCTTGACATAAGCCAGGGTGACCCTTCAGGCCCTCACAAGGGAAGGCCTCCTGACCCCACGCAGGCGGCTAAGGGCCACCCCACCTTCTGCAGCTCCAGCCGATTGTCCTCTTGGATTCTCTTGTTTCGCTCCTTCAGCTCCTTCTCCTCCAGGTGGCTGATCCCCTTCTTTTCCAGGGCCTGGAAGGGCCAAGCACACGCCCACTGAGCAGAGACgcctctctcccaccttcccagGAACCACCTGCCAAGGGTCTTCCATGCACCCCTCTGCAAGATCCAGATCGAGAGCCACCAGGCTGAGCGCTGTCTCTGAAGATGAGACCGCGAGACCGAGAGAAGTGACCTGCCCACGGCCATACCTCTGACTTCCACTGAAGACGCTGCCCCTTTAGTGTTCCCAGACCCAGCGTGATGGAACTCGGTGCTCCGGAGCAGCCCCCAGCACGGGTGAGAAGCACGCTAACGTGCAGAGGGGAGGCAGCGCCCGCCACGGGGGCTCCCGACTGTCACTCGCGGGAGCACCTCATGTGGGACCCACTGCCCTGGTTTACACAGAAGCCTCGCTGGCCCAGCTCTGTGGGGTTTAAGCCCTCAGCAGGTCAGAGGCAGGCCAGGGATGGAAGGAGAGACAGACTCAGACAGCCCACTTGCCTGGGGTCACTGTGAGGGGAATGGCCCCATGCTCACAGACCCCGGGCACCACGCAACACGGTGACTGGTTCTTCCTGTGTCCTCGCCTGATGGAAGGCGCTTGGGGTACGGGGCTGGAGACCCCGCAAGCTCTCCAATATCCCTGCACAATTACTGCCTGAGCTGGGCGCTAAGCCTGCACTTTCGATGagcactccccgcccccccccccgcccctgctccgAGGGCTGTGCAATGGTTCCCCCGGTGCCTGGGAAAATGTGTCTCCAGCAGGACACAGGGCTACCCGGCTTGGGTCCACCCCTGGATGCCCGGGCCGCTCCTTGgcctccccagcctcagcctggcCTGCCGCCGCACGTACTGACAGTGACCGTACTTGTCACCTACAGCCACACAGAACAGCAACTAAGGGCACGGAGGAAGAGCCGGGCAGCCCTGGTTCCAACCACAGCTCTGCTGTTCATGAGCGGGGAGACCTTGGGCGAGCAACTCAGTGGCCCGATGCTGACAAGGCCGCATTAGGGAGAGTCGGCGCGCGGAGAGCACTCTGCACGAGGCCGGCAGGGAGCGTGCGTTAGCGTTCCACATCGTGACTGCCCATGCTGCCAGCCAGTGGCCCTGGGACAAGGGGACAGATGTCAGACGTGTGATGCTGCCCAAACTGTGGGCTTGTCTTGAGAGGCCTCAGAGGCTGAGCTGGAGTCGAGCCCCCACGTGCTTATCACCGGAGGGGCTGATGAAGCCCTCCCGTGGGGCGAATTCCCCAAAGCCACCATGGGCTCCAAGAAAGACTTGGGGAAATGCCTGAGCACACGTGTGTACAAACCACCCCGAACTTGTTCATTTGACACTTAACTGAGTGCCAACCGTGCGCCAGGCTCCGGGGGCAGAGTCTGCTCTTGTTGAGCTCAGTCTGGTGGGAATCACACATTATGAACCAGAGCCTGTGTTTAGATGTCCGCTTTGCAACGAGACCTTTCTGGacttgcttgttttttattttttatttttaaagactttatttatttatttatttgacagagacagagacagccagcgagagagggaacacagcaggggagtgggagaggaagaagcaagctcatagcggaggagcctgatgtggggctcggtcccataatgccaggataacgacctgagccgaaggcagacgcttaaccactgtgccacccaggcgccccggacttGCTTATTTTAAACCACAGCCATGGCACCCCAAcgcctgcctgccttctctcctccgTGCACCTGGCTAGTCTACTTATTCCCACCCGCCCCCCGCCTCCCAGAAGCTGCTGGCTCCACAGGGGTCTGCCTCTCCAGCTCACTGGCGCACGCCCGGCCCGCACGGCCCCTGGCCCCGGAAGGTACATGGGACAGGTGAGTCAGTGAAGTGCTAGAAAGGGAGACGCAGCGCCAGGACCTACGGGACCACGGGGGGCCAACAAGGCTCTCAGGAGAGGGACCAGGtcagctgagatctgaaggaacAAGAAAGCAGCAGCCGTGGAGAAGTGGGGCGTGTTCCAGGTGGAGGAACAGTGAGTACCAAGGCCCCAAAGTGGCATGGGCCAGTGTGCTCCAGACAAAGGTCTGGAGTACACGTGGTGAGTGGCCGATGCCATGGCATCGACTATGCCCGCCTCTCACCAGCCCAGGCCATCTGCCTCCCCGTCACGGACGCATGTTATGTTATGGTTAAATCACGTCCTCTGAAAAGATACATCACCTTCCCAACCCCAGAACCCAGGAAGGGGATCTTACATGGAAACAGGGTCTCTGCAGATGTaatgagttaagatgaggtcatatgggtTGAGGCTGGGCTCTAAACCAATGAcgggtgtccttacaagaaggcAGAAAGGGGGACACACAGGCAAGATGGCcatgtgatgatgatgacaggGGCGGAGGTTGGGGTGAAGCAGCCACGAGCCAAGGGtctccagcagccaccagaagctgcaGGAGGCAGGCGGGAGCTCTCCTCTAGAGCCTCCGGAGGGAACGGGACTCTGCCAACATCTGACCTCCAAAACTGCGCAAGAAAATCTGTGGGTCTAAGTCCTGTGCGCAAGGCCCCCACTGGCGAGTAAGGGACCCGTTTGTGAGATGTCAGCAACGAGACAACTGAGCACCTGTAACTGGAATCCTGTCTTGGGAGTGTGAGGCAGAGAACCTACTTTCCAGTCGTGTTTTGAGTGGAGTGCCTGAAATTCTACACGCCAGGAAAGCTCACGCAGTAAAAGCCACCAGGCACcagggtgtgtgcatgtgcgcacgtGTAAAATCAACTGTGAGCGGCAAAGCAGCACCTGGGAACGCGTGCTGTGAGGGCTAAATCCCGTCCCTTGAAGCAGAAATCGTAAAAGGTACATAAAGCAAAACCACGAGAAAGGCAGGAAGAATCTGCCAAGGATACGCGCCACACGCC contains the following coding sequences:
- the CACTIN gene encoding cactin; protein product: MGRDTRSRSRSAGRRGRRQRSGSRSRSRSGSHGRRNRRRRDDEVRRRRRRQSRERRSDSEEERWQRRRRQSPSPLPPRWRSQDRSSQSDSDEERQEQQRGRWAHRRRTRSWSPGSSASSSASPDRSQSPREAAAALSQQQSLQERLRLREERKQQEELMKAFETPEEKRARRLAKKEAKERKKREKMGWGEEYMGYTNTDNPFGDNNLLGTFIWNKALEKKGISHLEEKELKERNKRIQEDNRLELQKVKQLRLEREREKAMREQELEMLQREKEAEHFKTWEEQEDNFHLQQAKLRSKIRIRDGRAKPIDLLAKYISAEDDDLAVEMHEPYTFLNGLTVADMEDLLEDIQVYMELEQGKNADFWRDMTTITEDEIAKLRKLEASGKGPGERREGVNASVSSDVQSVFKGKTYSQLQVIFQGIEGKIRAGGPNLDMGYWESLLQQLRAHMARARLRERHQDVLRQKLYKLKQEQGVESEPLFPILKQEPPSPGRSLEPEDPAPTPPGPSSEGGSGEAEAEGVAPVEGEADGEAVLMEEDLIQQSLDDYDAGKYSPRLLTAHELPLDAHVLEPDEDLQRLQLSRQQLQVTGDASESAEDIFFRRAKEGMGQDEAQFSVEMPLTGKAYLWADKYRPRKPRFFNRVHTGFEWNKYNQTHYDFDNPPPKIVQGYKFNIFYPDLIDKRSTPEYFLEACADNKDFATLRFHAGPPYEDIAFKIVNREWEYSHRHGFRCQFANGIFQLWFHFKRYRYRR